The following are encoded together in the Argopecten irradians isolate NY chromosome 5, Ai_NY, whole genome shotgun sequence genome:
- the LOC138324515 gene encoding nodal homolog — protein sequence MSHFSLITILTGLLMLYISEVMCEEVRKSESSEFLLGVYQHLLKGGTLETASGHGRRTIGVMLSDTIRSVHSKGVISQGNQHELYFRIPKRDYVEQFHQVEIRIKTEQLQSLKKRITLKIRKNGVDIRKMLFRHKSFQDGADSVWDVTSFVRPWINNIRGTLDVRLGYQVPAPSTVKTRVNILKRLTDYENIKAVLVLFSKDKDILNARFKQDGMNSFNDTDNNGTIRTRRSTKKSNRTNRKRKLCQVKDFEVDFNTIGWGKWIVHPKHFNAKVCVGICPSPIKDSLSPSNHAMLQGMMRANTRGRKRKVSMPCCVPTKLKPQSMLYYEGNELVVRHHNDMVVDECGCR from the exons ATGTCTCATTTTAGCCTCATCACCATACTTACAGGacttttaatgttatatataagtGAAGTGATGTGCGAGGAAGTTAGGAAGTCAGAGTCGAGTGAATTTTTACTGGGAGTCTACCAACATCTGCTCAAGGGAGGAACGCTGGAGACAGCCTCTGGGCACGGAAGGAGAACCATTGGGGTGATGCTGTCGGATACTATACGGAGCGTGCACTCGAAAG GTGTGATATCCCAGGGCAATCAACATGAGCTCTACTTTCGTATACCAAAACGAGATTACGTAGAACAATTTCACCAAGTGGAAATTCGGATTAAAACGGAACAACTGCAGTCATTAAAGAAGAGGATAACGCTAAAGATACGGAAGAATGGAGTAGATATCAGAAAGATGCTCTTCAGACATAAGTCGTTCCAGGACGGCGCGGACTCTGTGTGGGACGTTACTTCGTTTGTCAGACCATGGATAAACAATATCCGCGGAACGCTTGACGTCAGACTTGGGTACCAGGTCCCAGCGCCATCTACAGTGAAAACCCGAGTAAACATTCTCAAACGACTAACAGATTACGAGAACATCAAAGCTGTTTTAGTACTATTTTCAAAAGACAAAGACATTTTGAATGCACGCTTTAAACAGGATGGCATGAACTCATTTAACGACACAGACAACAATGGCACCATTCGTACACGGCGTTCGACGAAAAAGTCGAATAGAACAAATAGAAAGAGAAAACTATGTCAGGTAAAAGACTTTGAAGTTGACTTTAATACGATCGGTTGGGGTAAATGGATTGTTCATCCGAAACATTTTAATGCAAAAGTGTGCGTAGGGATTTGCCCATCACCAATCAAAGACAGTTTGTCGCCTAGCAACCACGCGATGCTGCAAGGCATGATGAGGGCCAACACTCGTGGCAGGAAAAGGAAGGTCTCCATGCCGTGCTGTGTTCCTACCAAACTGAAACCACAAAGCATGTTGTATTACGAGGGAAATGAACTTGTTGTCCGTCACCATAACGACATGGTCGTAGATGAGTGTGGTTGTCGGTAA